The Rhododendron vialii isolate Sample 1 chromosome 5a, ASM3025357v1 genome contains a region encoding:
- the LOC131325193 gene encoding protein RER1A-like produces MEGVGADAASAAAPLNQWRHDVWKLFQFYLDKTTPHAVYRWVGTFVLACLYALRVYYIQGFYIVTYGLGIYILNLLIGFLSPLVDPEMEPSDGPMLPTKGSDEFKPFIRRLPEFKFWYAITKAFCVAFLMTFFSMFDVPVFWPILLCYWVVLFVLTMKRQIMHMIKYKYVPLNIGKQKYGGKKSSASSSGSRAD; encoded by the exons ATGGAGGGTGTTGGAGCTGATGCTGCCTCAGCGGCGGCGCCTTTGAATCAATGGAGGCATGATGTGTGGAAGCTTTTCCAGTTCTATTTGGATAAAACTACACCTCATGCAGTCTATAGATGGGTTGGAACGTTTGTTTTAGCATGCCTTTATGCTCTGCGGGTTTATTACATTCAAGGATTCTATATTGTTACCTATGGCTTGGGTATCTACATATTGAATTTGTTGATCGGGTTTTTGTCGCCTCTTGTTGATCCTGAGATGGAGCCTTCTGATGGCCCGATGCTACCGACAAAAGGTTCTGATGAGTTTAAGCCTTTCATTCGCCGTCTCCCTGAGTTCAAGTTCTG GTATGCTATCACGAAGGCTTTCTGCGTCGCATTTCTCATGACCTTCTTTTCAATGTTTGATGTCCCTGTCTTCTGGCCTATATTACTGTGCTATTGGGTGGTTCTATTTGTCCTCACAATGAAGCGCCAAATCATGCACATGATCAAATACAAATATGTCCCATTGAATATTGGAAAGCAG AAATACGGTGGCAAGAAAAGTTCTGCAAGTAGCAGTGGCTCCCGTGCGGACTAA
- the LOC131325192 gene encoding probable pinoresinol-lariciresinol reductase 3, translating into MEKKSRILIVGATGNLGFEIAKASLQASHPTYALVRDSAFCDPLKSLKLQSLSDSGATLLKGSLQDETSLIEAIKQVEVVICAVSSKQVLDQKLLVAAIKQAGCIKRLIPSEFGLDPSKARISGLDHNFYARKAEIRHLVEAEGIPHTYICCNFFTSYLLPSIVQPGLKTPPRDKFTIFGDGNVKGVFMKESDVAAFTISTVDDPRTLNKAVHLRPQGNVYSMNELLELWESKIGKKLEKIYVPEEELLKKIKETPYPDNMNMIFIYGVFVKGDQTYFDIESPDGVDGTKLYPRLKYTTISQYLDTLV; encoded by the exons atggaGAAGAAGAGCAGGATACTGATAGTTGGAGCGACTGGAAATCTGGGTTTCGAAATAGCCAAAGCCAGCCTCCAAGCTTCTCATCCCACGTATGCCCTGGTCAGGGACTCCGCCTTCTGCGATCCCCTGAAATCCCTCAAGCTTCAATCCCTCTCCGATTCCGGCGCCACTCTTCTCaag GGTTCGCTGCAAGATGAGACGAGCCTCattgaagcaatcaagcaaGTGGAAGTCGTGATTTGTGCTGTTTCGTCTAAACAAGTCCTCGATCAGAAGCTCCTCGTTGCGGCTATCAAACAAGCTGGGTGTATCAAG AGGCTCATTCCATCAGAGTTCGGATTAGATCCAAGTAAAGCACGGATATCTGGTCTGGACCACAACTTCTATGCTAGGAAAGCAGAAATTCGACATCTTGTAGAAGCTGAGGGCATTCCGCACACCTATATTTGCTGCAACTTCTTTACGAGCTACTTGCTTCCATCAATAGTGCAGCCAGGACTAAAGACCCCTCCGAGGGACAAATTCACGATATTTGGAGATGGCAATGTAAAAG gtgTTTTTATGAAGGAGAGTGATGTTGCTGCCTTTACCATCAGTACAGTGGATGATCCACGGACATTGAATAAGGCGGTCCACTTGAGGCCCCAAGGAAATGTTTATTCGATGAATGAGCTGCTTGAGCTTTGGGAGAGCAAGATTGGGAAGAAGCTTGAGAAGATTTATGTGCCAGAGGAGGAgcttctcaaaaaaattaaag AGACTCCATATCCAGACAACATGAACATGATTTTCATATACGGTGTGTTTGTAAAAGGAGATCAGACATATTTTGATATCGAGTCACCAGACGGTGTGGATGGGACAAAGCTGTATCCGCGTCTCAAATACACTACAATTAGCCAGTACTTAGACACACTTGTGTGA